One genomic segment of Nitrososphaera sp. includes these proteins:
- a CDS encoding ABC transporter permease — translation MIERPHSAILPIKQALIIAHMTGVLWLQRNPVSLFFTAISPFSLLFVLFVVSNGQFVHYAVGGSLVMALVGYGLSLGQDISFYKTEYKIQDIFVASEVSPLTYMLGLALSELLFGLPALLVLAGLVVYFSASIAGIPLLIATILLVWGSMSAMGFFLSSHMLHMRNATQVISFVNVVVAVLPPVFYSINSVPEILRPLAYAVPTTHASLIIQMIMGRPVPSEWSPLWGIAVQLAYLIGFVALAKTKAIWREM, via the coding sequence ATGATTGAACGACCTCACTCGGCAATCCTTCCAATAAAACAGGCGCTGATTATCGCGCACATGACCGGCGTGCTATGGCTTCAGCGAAATCCAGTATCGCTCTTTTTCACGGCAATTAGCCCTTTCTCTCTTCTGTTCGTGCTGTTTGTTGTAAGCAACGGCCAATTTGTGCATTATGCGGTCGGAGGAAGCTTGGTAATGGCACTCGTAGGCTATGGCTTGTCGCTAGGTCAGGATATTTCTTTTTACAAGACAGAATACAAAATTCAAGACATCTTTGTCGCGTCCGAAGTCTCTCCACTGACCTACATGCTTGGACTTGCGCTCTCTGAGCTGCTGTTCGGCTTGCCTGCCCTTCTGGTACTTGCAGGGCTGGTTGTCTACTTCAGCGCTTCAATTGCCGGCATACCTCTGCTGATCGCGACCATCTTGTTAGTTTGGGGCTCGATGTCTGCGATGGGATTCTTTCTGTCTTCCCATATGCTTCACATGCGGAACGCAACGCAGGTCATCTCATTTGTCAATGTCGTTGTTGCCGTACTTCCTCCTGTATTTTATTCGATCAACTCAGTGCCCGAAATATTGAGGCCCCTTGCGTATGCAGTCCCTACTACACATGCTTCACTCATAATTCAGATGATCATGGGTCGCCCCGTTCCTTCAGAGTGGTCACCGTTATGGGGCATTGCAGTCCAGCTTGCGTATCTGATTGGATTCGTAGCCTTGGCCAAGACAAAAGCAATCTGGAGAGAGATGTAA
- the purS gene encoding phosphoribosylformylglycinamidine synthase subunit PurS, giving the protein MARPSFRVQVVIQNKPYLSDPEGETIHKNLIIKGGYTSVKSVRSAKLLELVISSSSESEAKEKVSELCEELRIFNPVVSTCKVTVTGKVKN; this is encoded by the coding sequence ATGGCTCGACCAAGCTTTCGGGTTCAGGTCGTAATTCAGAATAAACCATACCTAAGCGATCCCGAAGGTGAGACAATTCACAAGAACCTGATAATAAAGGGCGGATACACTTCTGTCAAGTCGGTCAGGAGTGCGAAGTTACTAGAGCTTGTGATCAGTTCGTCTTCAGAGAGCGAAGCAAAGGAGAAGGTCTCTGAGCTTTGTGAAGAACTGCGGATTTTCAACCCAGTTGTCAGCACCTGCAAGGTCACAGTGACAGGCAAGGTCAAGAACTAA
- a CDS encoding CBS domain-containing protein yields the protein MAAGVVRDIMTKEIVTIDESKTAFDAARVMAEKGISSLFVAKDDTPIGIVTERDFVKKICAQEQDVTKVKVSEIMSSVLTTADPETPIEVAVQRMINHKIRRLPIIEAGKIVGIITVTDLAKHLRTTLLLEGAIHDSEGFDSVVAAMSHDK from the coding sequence ATGGCTGCAGGTGTCGTTCGCGACATTATGACCAAGGAGATAGTCACAATTGACGAGTCCAAGACTGCGTTTGACGCCGCTCGAGTCATGGCCGAAAAGGGAATTAGTTCTCTCTTTGTAGCAAAAGATGACACTCCCATTGGTATAGTCACAGAGCGTGACTTTGTAAAGAAAATTTGCGCTCAGGAGCAAGACGTGACCAAAGTAAAGGTTTCAGAAATAATGTCGTCGGTCCTCACCACTGCAGACCCCGAAACGCCCATCGAAGTTGCCGTCCAGCGAATGATAAACCACAAAATCAGAAGGCTCCCGATAATCGAAGCTGGCAAAATTGTGGGCATTATTACGGTAACCGACCTGGCAAAGCACCTTCGCACTACGTTGCTTCTGGAGGGTGCGATTCATGATTCAGAAGGCTTTGACAGCGTAGTTGCGGCTATGAGCCACGACAAGTAG
- the purQ gene encoding phosphoribosylformylglycinamidine synthase subunit PurQ: protein MKIGIAVFPGSNCDRDVHHVLNKVVGVNAEFVWHTQESLAGYDAFIIPGGFAYGDRLRAGVIAAHSPIMTSIKKLAKDGVPVLGICNGFQILVEAGLLPGALMMNSNLRFVCGWTKVQVENTKTPFTSAFAPRQQFPIPIAHGEGRYVVDTSTLQRLKRKNQVVLRYVNADPNGSTDLIAAVCNEETNVVGMMPHPERSSESILSPSKSTDPALIFRSLCSNLLPEVQG from the coding sequence ATGAAAATTGGCATCGCGGTATTTCCGGGAAGTAACTGCGACCGCGACGTCCATCACGTGCTAAATAAGGTAGTCGGGGTAAATGCCGAATTTGTTTGGCACACGCAGGAATCGCTTGCAGGATATGACGCTTTTATCATTCCGGGCGGATTTGCATACGGCGACCGGCTTCGTGCAGGCGTAATAGCTGCACACAGCCCCATCATGACTTCAATTAAGAAACTCGCCAAAGACGGGGTTCCTGTGCTTGGAATCTGCAATGGATTTCAAATTCTGGTTGAAGCCGGGCTGCTCCCCGGCGCGCTTATGATGAATTCTAATTTGCGGTTTGTTTGTGGCTGGACCAAGGTTCAGGTCGAAAACACGAAAACTCCTTTCACGTCTGCATTTGCGCCCAGACAGCAGTTTCCAATTCCCATCGCTCATGGAGAAGGCAGGTACGTTGTCGATACGTCGACTCTTCAACGGCTCAAACGCAAAAATCAGGTGGTACTCAGGTACGTAAACGCTGATCCGAATGGCTCGACAGATCTCATCGCTGCTGTCTGTAATGAAGAAACTAATGTAGTAGGCATGATGCCGCACCCCGAGCGTTCAAGCGAGTCTATTCTCTCGCCTAGCAAGTCCACCGATCCAGCGCTCATCTTCCGATCACTCTGTTCTAACCTATTGCCTGAGGTGCAGGGGTAG